Part of the Sandaracinaceae bacterium genome, CCAGAACGCCCCGCGTGTGCGAGCGACCGAGCACAAGTGCCTGGGCTGCGACTACGAGCATCGGGCCTTAGGCCGGTCTGCGTCCGAGGGCACGCCCGCGCCGCTGCGCGATCACTCGAACGACGCAAAAGTGGCGGCGGCAGCTCTCAGCGCAACGCGCGTGGAGTCACGGTGGCGACCCGAGGGATCCAAGCAGCGGATTGCGCGTGACGAGCCCCACCATTCCGCTGAAGTCGCGGTCGGCGCTCCACAGCTCGCGGACGCCATGCTGGATGCAGAGCGCCGCGATGCGCGCGTCGTGCACCTTGGGGCCCACGACACGCCCGGCCCCGAGGACGGAACGGAGCGCGGGCCAGTGTGCGGTGGTCTCTGTGAGGAGGACCAACGAGGGGCTCGCGAGCCACGCCTCCACCTGTCGAGCCGCGACCTCGAAGGGCGAAGGGGGTTGGTAGATGCGGGGATGCGTGGCGATGGCGATGAACTCGTGCAGGCAGGGCCAGGGGATGGCCCACGGTTCCGCGCCCTCGGCCAAGCCCCGGACGGCAGCCTCCGCGCGGTCGTGCCAGTCCGAGTCGGCCCGGTGGGCGTAGACGAGGAGGTTGGTGTCGACCGCGATCACGCCCCCCGGCCCTCGTAGGCCGCCGCACGGATGCTGGCCCAGTCCGCCTCGACAAAAGGCTCCTGGAGACCCTCGCCACGGAACGACGCATCCTCCAGCCGAAAGGGCTCCCTCTGGGCGCGGCGGGCCAGCACGAGTCGCAAGCCCTCCTCGAACAGGGCTCGAAGGGTGGTGCCCTCGCGCTCCGCGAGTTGGCGGGCGTCCGCGAGAAGACCGTCTGCCATATCGATGGTTGTCTTCATATGGGTACCCATACTGCTCGACCTCCGACGCGTCAATGGCCCACCTCGAAGGCGGCACGGGCTGATCGGGGGCTGACCGTCAGTCGCAGAACATGTCGTTGGCCCAGCACGGCACGCACCGCTGGTACGTCTCGGGGCAGTCGTTGCGCAGGAACACCGCGCCCACGGTGCCCACCAGTGGCACGCAGGTCGGTAGGCAGCGCCCCTCGGCGCCCACGCTGTTCGTGCACGTGGGCGGCGCGAAGTCGTCCTCCTCGAAGCCCGTCGGCACACAGACGTCGTCCTGAGACGTGCCCGTGCAGCTGTCCTCGCCGAGGCTCTCCTCGCTGTCGTCCGGGACCGCCTCGCGCGGGATGCACAAGCCTCCACCCTTCCCACTGCAGCACGGCTCGAACACGTACGGCGCCTCGACCGGCGCGTCGCACACGCTCGCGTCACAGGCCCCGGTGGACTCGCCGGTGAACGGGTCGTAGCAGGGCGCGCACAGGTCGCCCTCCTCGCACACGTCCTGCGGCAGCTGGTCGCGCTTCTCGTGCACGCTGGGCACGCACAGCGACATGCAGCGGCCCTCCGCGCCGCCGAGCGACGCGCACACCGTGGGCTGGGTCCGGCCGTCGGAGATCAGGAGCGGGACGGGCACGCAGTGCGACGGCGTCTGTCGGTCGCACGCGCCGAGCAGGGCGAGCTGCGCGTCGTCGAGCTGGTTGTCGTCCACGCAGCGGCCGCGCATGGCGTGCTCCGGCTGGTCGCCGCACATCGCGAGGTCGCACGGAGGGAACACCTCGAGCAGCACCTCGCGATCGCGGGGGTCTGGGTCGCAGGTGTTCGAGGGCAGCGGCGCATCGACGCCGAGGTCGGTGATGCACCCCTGACAGGCCAGGAGCGCGAGGGTCCACAGAGCAGAGCGGTTCATGGGGCCTCCTGCGTGGACGCGGAGGGCGCCGACGCGGGTCGAAAGGTCAGGCCGAGGGCGACCACGTGCATGCCCCCGCGGTAGCGTCCACCGTTCACGTAGAGAGTGCGGCTCGGGTCATCGAGGGGCGGCGGCGTCGAGGCCGTGGGCTGCGGAACGCGCGCGTCGGC contains:
- a CDS encoding PIN domain-containing protein is translated as MIAVDTNLLVYAHRADSDWHDRAEAAVRGLAEGAEPWAIPWPCLHEFIAIATHPRIYQPPSPFEVAARQVEAWLASPSLVLLTETTAHWPALRSVLGAGRVVGPKVHDARIAALCIQHGVRELWSADRDFSGMVGLVTRNPLLGSLGSPP
- a CDS encoding DUF2191 domain-containing protein; translation: MGTHMKTTIDMADGLLADARQLAEREGTTLRALFEEGLRLVLARRAQREPFRLEDASFRGEGLQEPFVEADWASIRAAAYEGRGA